One part of the Deltaproteobacteria bacterium genome encodes these proteins:
- a CDS encoding radical SAM protein, translated as MAFIPAYLRLYEEGELRVRIEALNRILESCTLCPRQCRVNRIRGEKGYCRAGGELMVSSVFPHFGEEPPLVGSHGSGTIFLTHCNLRCVFCQNYEISHMGRGEKITTGQMAGYMIRLQEMGCHNVNFVTPTHYTPQIVAALPEAIESGLRIPLVYNCGGYESLEVIRLLDGVIDIYMPDVKFSSSEVAGRLCNAPDYPEVVRAAVKEMHRQVGDLRIGPSGTAERGLLIRHLVMPSGQAGTDEVMRFISQELSPNSYVNVMSQYRPAYRAWEFPDASRPVTVEEFRKALEAARKYGIFRGFE; from the coding sequence ATGGCCTTTATCCCCGCCTATCTCCGTCTCTATGAAGAGGGGGAGCTCAGGGTCAGGATTGAGGCTTTGAACAGGATTCTGGAATCCTGCACCCTCTGCCCCAGACAATGCCGGGTGAACCGGATCCGGGGCGAGAAGGGATACTGTCGGGCGGGGGGCGAGCTGATGGTCTCCAGTGTGTTCCCCCATTTCGGGGAGGAGCCCCCCCTGGTGGGCAGTCATGGCTCCGGTACGATTTTCCTGACCCATTGTAACCTCCGGTGTGTTTTTTGCCAGAACTACGAGATAAGTCATATGGGCCGGGGCGAGAAGATTACAACCGGCCAGATGGCCGGATACATGATCCGGCTGCAGGAGATGGGCTGTCACAATGTCAACTTCGTCACCCCGACCCACTACACGCCCCAGATTGTGGCGGCTCTGCCCGAGGCGATCGAATCGGGGCTTCGTATCCCCCTGGTCTACAACTGCGGGGGGTACGAATCGCTGGAAGTGATCAGGCTCCTGGACGGAGTGATCGACATCTACATGCCTGATGTGAAATTTTCGTCCTCGGAGGTGGCAGGGAGGCTTTGCAATGCCCCTGACTATCCAGAGGTCGTCCGTGCAGCTGTCAAGGAGATGCATCGCCAGGTGGGAGATCTGCGGATAGGACCCTCTGGGACAGCCGAGCGGGGCCTCCTCATCCGCCATCTTGTCATGCCCTCCGGCCAGGCCGGGACGGACGAGGTCATGCGGTTCATATCCCAGGAGCTTTCTCCCAATAGCTATGTGAACGTTATGTCCCAGTACAGGCCGGCTTACCGGGCATGGGAGTTTCCGGATGCGAGCCGTCCGGTCACGGTGGAGGAATTCCGTAAGGCCTTGGAAGCCGCGAGAAAGTACGGAATTTTTCGGGGGTTTGAATGA
- a CDS encoding DUF1848 domain-containing protein, which produces MIVSASRRTDIPAFYTAWLMNRVRSGFALVRNPFRPGTITRVSLNPAEVDAIVFWTRNAEPLIPYLDELDAVGYRYYFQYTLVHYPRAFERAAPPRSRKVDGFRRLSRRIGPARVIWRYDPIILSNLTGLEYHKKQFTEIARALEGFSQRCVISFLDIYRKTKRTLERMEKERGVRVIDLHERPADVREIAGLLAPIARQSGFEITTCAEPLDLQEYGIQPGRCIDGDLINRLFGLDLKVEKDKGQRKWCRCVESTDIGAYDTCPHGCIYCYANASLELARRNFNQHNSLAPMLG; this is translated from the coding sequence ATGATTGTGAGCGCAAGCAGGAGAACCGACATCCCTGCCTTCTACACCGCATGGTTGATGAACCGTGTGAGAAGCGGTTTCGCCTTGGTTCGGAACCCCTTTCGCCCCGGCACAATCACCCGCGTCAGCCTCAATCCGGCAGAGGTCGATGCCATCGTCTTCTGGACACGGAACGCCGAACCCTTGATCCCCTATCTGGACGAGCTCGATGCTGTTGGGTATCGTTACTATTTCCAGTACACCCTGGTCCACTATCCGAGGGCTTTTGAAAGAGCCGCTCCCCCCCGATCCCGGAAGGTCGACGGGTTCAGGAGACTTAGCAGAAGGATAGGCCCGGCCAGGGTGATCTGGCGGTACGACCCGATTATCCTCAGCAACCTCACCGGTCTCGAGTATCACAAAAAACAGTTTACGGAGATCGCCAGGGCTCTGGAGGGGTTCAGCCAGCGTTGTGTCATCAGCTTCCTGGACATCTATCGCAAAACGAAGAGGACCCTGGAAAGAATGGAAAAGGAGAGAGGGGTACGAGTGATCGATCTTCACGAGAGGCCGGCCGATGTCCGCGAGATTGCCGGTCTTCTGGCACCCATAGCCAGACAGTCCGGATTTGAGATAACTACCTGCGCCGAACCTTTGGATCTGCAAGAGTACGGCATTCAGCCCGGGAGGTGTATCGACGGCGACTTGATAAACCGTCTCTTCGGGCTCGATTTGAAGGTCGAAAAGGACAAGGGCCAGCGAAAATGGTGCCGCTGTGTGGAAAGCACGGATATCGGCGCATACGATACCTGCCCCCATGGCTGCATCTACTGTTACGCCAACGCGAGCCTCGAACTGGCACGCAGAAACTTCAATCAACACAACAGCCTTGCCCCTATGCTGGGTTAA
- a CDS encoding cyclic nucleotide-binding domain-containing protein yields MHGTENSITEIQTNCVVVSTRALGDILVGCPPEITKWFIARKRRIPSVIVLPKHFIVDHRLNVEPEFPVYGSFFIEKRKATIVGTTEQLRRIRTVLRESFSGPRGVDGGRREREFLNVRKEGNRGLELEDLVTLVPFSRNRREVDIKGVTIRVARRGSYQFWEKGILLGEVDTGVFTPPVQPPGLFGPDPLEPPRFGVTFLGTGSGFTPHRRTTSFVLWIDGEGIIVDPLADPWAELAKLGIDDGDVSSVFLTHCHADHDAGMISAVLHRRRIRVITSRLVFGSFLRKARAVTGCDMGRYTDFVELDPGGIYRAGHALLVASSALHSIPTVRFEAVFGEGKSKREKRIAYSADTCLDRERIEKMYQMGIIDRKRRRELLHFGFNADLLIHEAGREAIHTSPQALFRLPEGLRRRLIVVHTEDHSGDLEGLRVAREGETVVVVPSHPTFRDRARLMGSNCLLEGFAPEILLRTAERSASVEFTAGEEILGEGEEAGGFYLILRGKAGVMVGGRLEFLLGRGDCFGEASLLEGAPSDVTVRALSNGLALRIDREEFLGLLDDKLSVKRRIRRILSTKPTLSRLAFFQGLSGDQVSRLATAVTRYRGYKGERVLEQGGKGDAFFVLVSGRAAVRVGDTEGRERVVAELDGGDVFGEIALLKSIPRTATVEITSDRAELLRLEERDFQVLTASIPRLGFQLDRICSERLKKLARMGKPISGAGARKGKP; encoded by the coding sequence ATGCACGGAACCGAGAACTCGATCACAGAGATTCAAACCAACTGCGTGGTTGTCTCCACACGGGCCCTCGGGGATATTCTGGTGGGATGCCCCCCCGAAATCACCAAGTGGTTCATCGCCCGCAAAAGGCGCATACCTTCGGTTATAGTTCTGCCAAAGCACTTCATAGTCGATCATAGACTGAATGTCGAGCCCGAGTTTCCGGTCTACGGTAGTTTTTTCATCGAAAAGAGAAAGGCCACCATCGTCGGCACGACAGAGCAACTCCGGCGCATAAGGACGGTTCTTCGCGAGTCCTTCTCAGGACCGAGGGGTGTTGATGGGGGGAGGCGGGAGAGAGAATTCCTCAATGTCAGGAAGGAAGGCAACAGGGGCCTGGAACTCGAAGACCTCGTTACGCTGGTCCCCTTCAGCCGTAACAGGAGAGAGGTGGATATCAAAGGGGTCACGATCAGAGTTGCACGGCGGGGCTCTTATCAGTTCTGGGAAAAGGGGATTCTTCTGGGGGAGGTGGACACAGGGGTTTTCACACCGCCGGTCCAGCCGCCCGGTCTTTTCGGCCCGGATCCCCTGGAGCCCCCTCGGTTTGGCGTGACCTTCCTGGGCACAGGCAGCGGTTTCACCCCCCACCGCCGGACCACGAGTTTTGTTCTCTGGATCGATGGGGAGGGTATTATCGTCGATCCACTGGCAGATCCCTGGGCCGAGTTGGCCAAGCTGGGCATAGACGACGGCGATGTTTCCTCTGTTTTCCTAACCCACTGCCATGCCGACCACGACGCGGGAATGATCAGCGCTGTCCTCCACCGGAGAAGGATACGGGTCATCACCTCCCGCCTTGTCTTCGGGAGTTTCCTCCGTAAGGCGAGAGCAGTGACAGGATGCGACATGGGGCGGTATACCGACTTTGTAGAGCTCGATCCGGGAGGCATCTATAGGGCGGGTCACGCCTTGCTTGTAGCTTCTTCGGCCCTCCACTCGATCCCTACGGTACGTTTTGAGGCCGTTTTCGGCGAGGGGAAGTCGAAAAGGGAGAAGAGGATCGCCTATTCAGCCGATACATGCCTCGACCGTGAAAGAATCGAAAAGATGTATCAAATGGGCATAATCGACCGGAAGAGGCGGCGAGAGCTTCTCCATTTCGGGTTCAACGCGGACCTGTTGATTCACGAGGCCGGTCGAGAGGCGATCCACACCTCGCCGCAGGCGCTGTTTCGCCTTCCAGAAGGTCTTAGAAGACGACTCATTGTGGTTCATACCGAGGACCACTCTGGAGATCTGGAGGGGTTGAGGGTGGCCCGAGAGGGGGAGACCGTCGTAGTGGTCCCCTCACATCCGACATTTCGGGACCGGGCGAGACTCATGGGTTCGAACTGCCTGCTCGAAGGGTTCGCCCCTGAGATCCTCCTCCGCACGGCAGAACGATCGGCCTCCGTCGAATTCACGGCCGGAGAAGAAATCCTGGGCGAGGGTGAGGAGGCAGGGGGATTCTACTTGATTCTACGTGGAAAGGCGGGAGTCATGGTGGGCGGTCGCCTTGAGTTCCTGCTGGGCAGAGGGGACTGTTTCGGTGAGGCTTCCCTTCTGGAGGGGGCGCCCTCTGATGTTACCGTCCGGGCCCTGTCAAACGGCTTGGCCCTGAGGATCGATAGGGAGGAATTCCTCGGACTGTTGGACGACAAGCTCTCGGTGAAAAGGCGGATACGGAGGATACTCAGCACGAAACCCACTCTCTCAAGGCTTGCCTTTTTCCAGGGGCTTTCCGGAGATCAGGTGTCCAGGCTGGCGACTGCTGTCACGAGATACAGGGGATACAAGGGGGAGCGGGTGTTGGAGCAGGGGGGCAAAGGGGATGCCTTCTTTGTCCTTGTGTCGGGAAGGGCTGCAGTCCGGGTTGGAGACACGGAAGGCCGTGAAAGGGTTGTCGCGGAGCTCGATGGTGGTGACGTGTTTGGGGAGATAGCCCTGTTGAAGAGTATCCCGCGGACCGCAACGGTTGAGATCACTTCGGATCGGGCAGAGCTTCTCCGGCTGGAGGAAAGGGATTTCCAAGTCTTGACCGCATCGATTCCCAGGCTCGGTTTTCAACTGGACCGGATCTGCTCGGAACGCCTGAAAAAGCTTGCCAGAATGGGGAAGCCCATAAGCGGCGCCGGGGCACGGAAGGGCAAGCCCTGA
- the priA gene encoding primosomal protein N', translating into MNDQGFAEVAVSLPLWKTFTYRVPKGLEGQVELGKRVLIPFHRRKVTGYVIDFPTPLPDSLDPDKVREIIDVLDEIPLFDENMLGLFRWISRYYFYPLGEVIKTGLPPGLTVESCRILEITPRGEAHLAQLQPGGGDRLLLEACRERKELNLPLLSRRLKIRNIHSRIFALKKNGFLTEQVRLKKERTRAKQEAVFAFQEEDKQVKRPGPTPKESEILEFIKSRTRVSRSDVTRRFSRVAPYLRRLVEKGWLSVDFEERYREPFLNEGFGTEKEPELTEDQQVALAEIERSIEAGGYHPYLLHGITGSGKTEVYLRAIKQVMKRGREAIVLVPEISLTPQLISRFKTRFGRVIAVLHSGLSPAERYDQWRRIVRHEVRIVIGARSAIFAPFKKPGIIIVDEEHETSFKQEEKLKYNARDLAVVRAKMDKAVLVLGSATPSMESFFNTLQIGKFQYLRLPRRIESRVLPAVEIVDMRAERDRGRRSVFSQSLKEALLANADRGQQSLLFLNRRGFANFILCTDCGWTFHCPNCSVTLTFHAPGRLLQCHHCGHTAPVPLRCPHCESYNLHPLGIGTQRVEDEIRKLMPSARVARMDRDTTARKGAHWTIVRAMERRKIDVLIGTQMIVKGHDFPSITLVGVICADTILNFPDFRATERTFQLLTQAAGRAGRGDQAGRVIIQTYNPDHYSIQRAKEHDFLGFYQEEIAYREELGYPPFSRLVNLRISGNREDRTEAFAKRLAIVGAETKRRKGVYRDHIELLGPCAAPLARVKGRYRWQLLAKSSRPESLHRFLAEVLARMEKETPGIRLEVDVDPINLM; encoded by the coding sequence TTGAACGACCAGGGATTCGCCGAAGTAGCCGTGAGCCTCCCCCTGTGGAAGACCTTCACCTATCGGGTCCCCAAGGGCCTGGAAGGACAGGTGGAGTTAGGCAAGCGAGTCCTGATCCCCTTTCACAGGCGGAAGGTCACAGGCTATGTCATCGATTTTCCAACCCCTCTTCCCGACAGCCTCGATCCGGACAAGGTGAGAGAGATCATCGACGTGCTCGATGAGATCCCCCTTTTCGATGAAAACATGCTGGGCCTTTTCAGATGGATCTCGAGATACTACTTCTACCCTCTCGGCGAGGTGATCAAAACCGGACTCCCTCCGGGGCTGACGGTTGAGTCGTGTCGAATCCTCGAGATAACACCCAGGGGCGAGGCCCACCTCGCCCAGCTCCAGCCCGGCGGCGGCGATCGGCTTCTCCTTGAAGCATGTCGGGAGAGGAAGGAGTTGAACCTGCCCCTCCTCTCCCGTCGCCTGAAGATCCGGAACATCCACTCCCGCATCTTCGCCTTGAAGAAGAACGGTTTCCTTACCGAGCAGGTCAGGCTCAAGAAGGAGCGGACCAGGGCAAAACAAGAGGCTGTTTTCGCCTTCCAGGAGGAAGACAAGCAGGTGAAAAGACCCGGTCCAACCCCAAAGGAGTCTGAGATCCTCGAGTTCATCAAGAGCCGCACACGGGTGTCCCGCAGCGACGTGACGAGACGATTCTCAAGGGTGGCTCCCTACCTCCGGCGCCTGGTGGAAAAGGGGTGGTTGAGCGTCGATTTTGAGGAGAGGTACAGGGAACCCTTCCTGAACGAGGGTTTCGGAACCGAGAAAGAGCCGGAGCTGACCGAGGATCAGCAAGTCGCCCTCGCCGAGATCGAGAGATCCATCGAGGCAGGAGGCTATCACCCCTATCTGCTGCACGGCATCACGGGAAGCGGCAAGACCGAGGTCTACCTCAGGGCGATCAAGCAGGTCATGAAAAGGGGGAGAGAGGCGATTGTGCTGGTGCCGGAGATCTCGTTGACGCCCCAGCTTATCTCCAGATTCAAGACACGCTTCGGAAGGGTTATCGCCGTCCTCCACAGCGGTCTATCCCCCGCCGAACGGTACGACCAGTGGCGGCGCATAGTGAGACACGAGGTCCGCATCGTGATCGGTGCCCGGTCTGCGATTTTTGCCCCTTTCAAGAAACCCGGCATCATAATCGTGGACGAGGAGCATGAGACGAGTTTCAAACAGGAAGAGAAACTCAAATACAACGCAAGAGACCTCGCGGTGGTGAGGGCCAAGATGGACAAGGCCGTCCTTGTTCTCGGTTCGGCTACCCCATCGATGGAGTCGTTCTTCAACACCCTTCAGATAGGGAAATTCCAATACCTCCGCCTTCCCCGGAGAATCGAGTCAAGGGTGCTCCCCGCCGTGGAGATAGTGGACATGCGAGCAGAAAGAGACAGGGGAAGGCGGTCGGTCTTCTCACAGAGTCTGAAGGAGGCCCTCCTGGCCAATGCAGACCGTGGCCAGCAGAGCCTTCTCTTTCTCAATCGCCGAGGATTTGCCAACTTTATTCTCTGTACAGACTGCGGGTGGACCTTTCACTGCCCCAATTGCAGCGTTACCCTGACCTTTCATGCCCCCGGCCGCCTCCTCCAATGCCATCACTGTGGCCACACCGCACCGGTTCCCCTCAGATGTCCCCATTGCGAGAGCTACAACCTCCACCCCCTGGGTATCGGAACGCAAAGAGTGGAGGATGAGATCCGCAAACTCATGCCGTCGGCCAGGGTCGCCCGGATGGACCGGGACACCACTGCACGGAAAGGCGCCCACTGGACGATCGTCCGGGCCATGGAGCGCCGCAAGATAGACGTTCTCATCGGAACACAGATGATCGTAAAGGGGCATGACTTTCCCAGCATCACCCTGGTGGGAGTCATCTGCGCCGACACGATTCTCAATTTCCCGGATTTCAGGGCCACGGAGAGAACCTTCCAGTTGCTCACCCAGGCAGCCGGGCGAGCCGGGAGGGGTGACCAGGCCGGAAGGGTCATTATCCAGACCTACAATCCCGACCACTACAGTATACAGAGGGCAAAGGAACACGATTTTCTCGGCTTCTATCAGGAAGAGATCGCCTACCGGGAGGAACTTGGCTATCCTCCCTTCTCCCGTCTCGTCAATCTGAGGATCTCTGGAAACCGTGAGGACAGGACCGAGGCATTTGCCAAACGCCTGGCCATTGTCGGCGCTGAAACAAAAAGAAGAAAAGGTGTCTACAGGGACCACATCGAGCTTCTAGGCCCCTGCGCCGCTCCTCTTGCCAGGGTCAAGGGCAGGTACCGGTGGCAGCTCCTGGCCAAGAGCAGCCGCCCGGAAAGCCTCCACCGCTTCCTCGCCGAAGTGTTGGCTAGGATGGAAAAAGAGACCCCAGGGATTCGCCTTGAAGTGGACGTGGATCCCATAAATCTCATGTAG
- a CDS encoding PilZ domain-containing protein, which yields MNSFDQGPIGEAGSLVKATGSVPERRRFGRFRVDYPISYLLEGRSEVLTGIAVNLSEGGLLGCFFDRMRVGTRLDLEIFYTHELQFTALNFQGRIVWKDILETSDAIEYQYGIEFTRMDEEQKSRLCSLLASMKPPPPYFV from the coding sequence ATGAATAGCTTTGATCAAGGACCGATTGGCGAGGCGGGATCGCTTGTGAAGGCCACAGGATCAGTGCCCGAGCGGAGAAGGTTCGGCCGCTTTCGAGTCGATTACCCGATTTCGTACCTGCTGGAAGGCCGCAGCGAGGTCCTCACCGGTATAGCGGTCAATCTCAGCGAAGGCGGGCTTCTCGGATGTTTTTTCGACCGTATGAGGGTAGGGACCCGGCTGGATCTCGAGATATTCTACACTCATGAGCTCCAGTTCACCGCACTGAACTTCCAGGGTAGGATCGTGTGGAAGGACATTTTGGAAACGAGCGATGCCATAGAATATCAATACGGTATCGAGTTCACCCGAATGGACGAGGAGCAGAAATCCAGGCTTTGCAGCCTCCTGGCTTCCATGAAACCACCCCCCCCGTACTTCGTCTGA